In Lacrimispora indolis DSM 755, a genomic segment contains:
- a CDS encoding DUF6711 family protein encodes MAFEGWLLKINGTVFPTELIALESYKCIPDQIMDLDPYRDGSGELHRNVLPHTATSMEFSTTHLRLRDVDRLNAFVPHGNRVKCEIEYWNPNTSSYKSGAFYISDIPYEIVNIDEKRKDILYKPIKITITEY; translated from the coding sequence TTGGCATTTGAAGGCTGGCTATTAAAAATAAATGGAACAGTGTTTCCAACTGAATTGATTGCGCTGGAATCCTATAAATGTATACCAGATCAGATAATGGACCTGGACCCCTACAGAGATGGAAGTGGGGAGTTACATCGTAACGTATTGCCACATACAGCTACGTCCATGGAATTCTCCACCACGCATCTGCGATTGAGAGATGTTGACAGACTAAACGCCTTTGTCCCCCATGGTAACAGGGTAAAATGTGAAATAGAATATTGGAATCCCAATACGTCCTCGTATAAGTCGGGGGCGTTTTATATTTCCGATATTCCGTATGAAATTGTAAATATTGATGAGAAAAGAAAGGATATACTATACAAGCCTATTAAGATAACAATAACCGAGTATTAA
- a CDS encoding VOC family protein: MKVGEVCLLTNDVIRLSNFYKILFDIDNGSDDNNHQFIISEDTTLTVYNDGIERDANLHNICIAFTVDDVDVEFKRLKALGIQIIEPPTVRPWGARNMSFLDPDNNLIIFRCFPQK, translated from the coding sequence ATGAAAGTGGGAGAAGTATGTTTATTGACAAATGATGTTATCCGATTATCAAATTTTTATAAAATATTATTTGATATCGATAATGGCAGTGACGATAATAATCACCAATTTATCATATCGGAGGATACAACACTGACTGTTTATAATGACGGGATAGAGCGAGATGCGAACCTACATAACATCTGTATTGCTTTTACAGTTGATGATGTAGATGTAGAGTTTAAGAGATTAAAAGCACTTGGTATCCAAATTATTGAACCACCAACCGTAAGACCGTGGGGGGCAAGGAATATGAGCTTTTTAGACCCCGATAATAATTTGATAATTTTTAGGTGTTTTCCCCAAAAATAG
- the aroQ gene encoding type II 3-dehydroquinate dehydratase, producing MKILVLNGPNLNFLGIREKGIYGTEDYHALVSMLEEKARREGHELEVYQSNYEGGIIDKIQEAYHNGTEGIIINPGAFTHYSYAVRDALGSVEIPKVEVHISNVHKREEFRHTSVTAPVCTGQVVGLGLKGYALAMDFLTGK from the coding sequence ATGAAAATTCTTGTTTTAAACGGGCCGAATCTGAATTTTTTAGGGATACGGGAAAAGGGAATATACGGAACAGAGGATTATCATGCTCTGGTATCCATGCTGGAGGAAAAAGCCCGGAGAGAAGGCCATGAACTGGAGGTCTATCAGAGTAATTATGAAGGCGGAATCATCGATAAGATTCAGGAGGCATATCACAACGGGACAGAAGGGATCATCATCAATCCCGGAGCCTTTACCCATTACAGCTATGCCGTTAGAGATGCGCTGGGTTCTGTAGAGATTCCCAAGGTTGAAGTCCATATATCCAATGTCCATAAAAGGGAGGAGTTCCGCCATACATCAGTGACTGCTCCCGTTTGTACGGGACAGGTAGTTGGGCTGGGGCTTAAAGGATACGCTCTGGCAATGGATTTTTTAACAGGAAAATAA
- a CDS encoding FRG domain-containing protein, with protein MKKPKVLGKNNIRGTIYVDDFKFSSGHSAPIYEVFDCHGLNKIIGYAKLLNQEYGKVYYRGQCNLYESLLPSLFHEKTNKSGMKISKLKKIINASLNDKKFSKEIHLNKDNKNSYDIIEGMLQHYGINTRCIDAVDNHWIALWFGLNKYYCQSIGKITYATYINRIKNNYSSEMITRILKGDDPLRYQYVMLIAADSNEAINGVENGNDIITIDLRIALPSTFLRPHAQHAIILKKRLHDNSCDYDISRNVVGILKVRNDIVYSWLGDGELVKFNNLFPSPFYDNAYRILLQRDDLFNDGKNSIVRYTYD; from the coding sequence ATGAAAAAACCAAAGGTATTAGGAAAAAACAATATAAGAGGAACAATATACGTTGATGATTTTAAATTTAGTAGTGGTCATAGCGCACCAATTTACGAAGTTTTTGACTGTCATGGATTAAATAAAATTATTGGTTATGCCAAACTTTTAAATCAGGAATATGGAAAAGTTTATTACAGAGGACAATGTAATTTATATGAATCGTTGTTGCCCAGTTTATTTCACGAAAAAACAAATAAAAGTGGAATGAAAATTTCTAAACTAAAAAAAATTATCAATGCTTCTTTAAATGATAAAAAATTTTCAAAAGAAATACATTTAAACAAGGATAACAAAAATTCATATGATATTATTGAAGGTATGTTGCAGCATTATGGGATTAATACTCGCTGCATTGATGCGGTAGATAATCATTGGATTGCATTATGGTTTGGTTTAAATAAATATTACTGTCAAAGTATAGGGAAAATTACCTACGCAACATATATTAATAGAATTAAAAATAATTATAGTTCTGAAATGATAACGAGAATATTAAAAGGCGATGATCCGTTAAGGTATCAATATGTTATGTTAATTGCGGCAGATAGTAATGAAGCAATTAATGGTGTTGAAAACGGAAATGATATAATAACAATTGACTTAAGAATTGCATTACCTTCAACTTTTTTAAGACCACATGCACAACATGCAATTATACTAAAAAAAAGATTACATGATAATTCTTGTGATTATGATATCTCTAGAAATGTCGTAGGCATATTGAAGGTTCGAAATGATATAGTCTATTCTTGGTTGGGGGATGGAGAACTTGTAAAATTCAATAATCTTTTCCCCTCTCCATTTTATGACAATGCATATAGAATTTTGTTACAAAGAGATGATTTATTTAATGATGGGAAAAATTCGATTGTGCGGTATACTTATGACTAA
- a CDS encoding peptidoglycan recognition protein family protein has translation MEIKKLLTPYNHNIGTLDRIKYIVIHYVGALGGAEANCKYYASQYIGASAHYYVGFDGGVWQSVEDQNIAWHCGAKTYTHPECRNANSLGIELCVRNKGSQADTSWDWYFEEATVQAAIELTKELMAKYNISADHVIRHYDVTGKICPNPYVYNHTQHTWEAFKTALTATPEKKFGWLQEDGGWRFYNGDTGEYVRNDWHQDPDGKWYWFDGAGMMVSNVWYQHKGAWYYLGPDGVMCASQLVENSGKIYAVDADGKMVTEPVMLTPDADGALQYPGLANQLFTNL, from the coding sequence ATGGAGATTAAAAAACTACTTACACCGTATAACCATAATATCGGCACTCTGGATCGTATCAAGTACATCGTGATCCATTATGTTGGGGCCCTGGGAGGTGCAGAAGCAAACTGTAAATACTACGCGTCCCAATACATTGGAGCCAGCGCTCATTATTATGTCGGGTTTGATGGGGGAGTTTGGCAGTCTGTTGAGGATCAGAACATAGCATGGCATTGCGGAGCAAAAACCTATACTCACCCGGAATGCCGGAATGCAAACAGCCTGGGGATCGAGCTCTGTGTTAGGAATAAGGGGAGTCAGGCGGATACAAGCTGGGATTGGTATTTTGAGGAGGCTACGGTGCAGGCAGCCATTGAACTGACCAAGGAACTGATGGCGAAGTACAACATCTCTGCAGATCATGTAATACGGCACTATGATGTGACCGGGAAGATTTGTCCCAATCCTTATGTTTATAATCACACACAGCATACTTGGGAGGCATTTAAGACGGCTCTGACGGCTACACCGGAAAAGAAATTCGGCTGGCTCCAGGAGGACGGCGGATGGAGATTCTACAACGGTGATACCGGCGAGTATGTCCGTAATGATTGGCACCAGGATCCTGATGGTAAATGGTACTGGTTTGATGGTGCCGGTATGATGGTCTCAAACGTCTGGTATCAGCACAAGGGCGCATGGTACTACCTGGGACCAGACGGCGTTATGTGTGCTTCACAACTTGTAGAAAATTCCGGAAAGATTTATGCGGTAGATGCGGATGGTAAAATGGTTACTGAACCTGTAATGTTAACTCCTGATGCTGATGGTGCATTGCAGTATCCGGGGTTAGCTAACCAATTATTTACCAACCTTTAA
- a CDS encoding sigma factor-like helix-turn-helix DNA-binding protein: protein MKLTREYLATYTYLESEIKRLRRRIKYYENNPLTSEYGIVKGSLKQFPFTECHFVVSGANVKSNEEREKAVRQLLIDLKGNEQLFEDMKLEIECFLEKLGPEQVEIKQILYYRYVEHWPYDEIAKKLNYDRTTIQKKIEKFLN from the coding sequence ATGAAATTAACGAGAGAATATTTAGCGACTTATACATATCTGGAATCCGAAATTAAGCGTCTTAGGCGCAGGATAAAATACTATGAAAATAATCCATTGACTTCTGAATATGGGATTGTGAAAGGATCTTTAAAGCAGTTCCCATTTACGGAATGTCATTTTGTAGTTTCAGGGGCAAACGTGAAATCGAATGAAGAAAGGGAAAAGGCGGTTCGGCAGCTCCTAATAGATTTGAAAGGTAACGAGCAGCTTTTTGAAGATATGAAATTGGAGATAGAATGTTTTCTTGAAAAGTTGGGTCCGGAGCAGGTGGAAATTAAGCAGATCCTGTATTATAGATATGTTGAACACTGGCCTTATGACGAGATTGCAAAGAAATTGAATTATGATAGGACAACCATTCAAAAGAAGATTGAAAAGTTTTTGAATTAG
- a CDS encoding XkdX family protein translates to MFDTLMRLFDSGKGPLTTAMLANAVIKKWITEEQKQEILASK, encoded by the coding sequence ATGTTTGATACATTAATGAGATTATTTGATAGCGGCAAGGGCCCGCTGACAACTGCAATGTTGGCGAATGCAGTCATTAAGAAATGGATTACCGAAGAACAGAAACAGGAGATCCTTGCATCTAAATAA
- a CDS encoding YqeG family HAD IIIA-type phosphatase has translation MLRIFYPDEDAASAYDIPFEKLYKSGIRGVIFDIDNTLVPHDAPADERAKKLFLRLHELGMETCLLSNNKEPRVAAFARAAGSPRYIYKGNKPGRRGYLRAMELMGTDVKRTVFVGDQLFTDVYGAKRAGIHSILVKPIHPKEEIQIVLKRVLEAVVLYFYHRDKKKQK, from the coding sequence ATGCTTAGAATATTTTATCCGGATGAAGACGCGGCTTCTGCATATGACATACCTTTTGAAAAGTTATATAAGAGCGGGATAAGAGGCGTTATTTTTGATATTGACAATACTCTGGTACCTCATGACGCACCTGCGGATGAAAGGGCTAAGAAGCTGTTTTTACGGCTGCATGAGCTTGGGATGGAAACCTGCCTTCTTTCCAATAACAAGGAGCCGAGAGTAGCTGCCTTTGCCAGGGCTGCGGGAAGTCCCCGCTACATTTATAAAGGAAACAAGCCGGGGCGAAGAGGATACTTAAGGGCCATGGAATTAATGGGTACGGACGTAAAACGGACGGTGTTTGTAGGAGACCAGCTTTTCACCGATGTTTATGGTGCAAAGAGAGCAGGAATCCACAGCATCCTGGTTAAACCGATTCATCCAAAGGAAGAAATCCAGATCGTTTTAAAACGAGTTTTAGAAGCAGTCGTACTGTATTTTTACCACAGGGATAAGAAAAAACAAAAATGA
- the efp gene encoding elongation factor P gives MISAGDFRNGITLEIEGTVYQIMEFQHVKPGKGAAFVRTKIKDVVNGGVVERTFRPTEKFPQARIDRLDMQYLYADGDLHNFMDTNTYEQVALAPDVIGDALKFVKENETVKVCSYNGKVYSVEPPLFVELVITDTEPGFKGDTAQGATKPATVETGAVVYVPLFVDQGDKIKIDTRTGEYLSRV, from the coding sequence ATGATATCAGCGGGTGATTTTAGAAACGGTATCACATTGGAGATCGAGGGTACTGTATATCAGATTATGGAGTTCCAGCATGTAAAACCTGGAAAGGGTGCTGCGTTCGTAAGAACTAAGATTAAAGATGTGGTAAACGGTGGCGTTGTAGAGCGCACATTCCGCCCGACAGAAAAGTTCCCACAGGCAAGAATCGACAGATTAGACATGCAGTATCTGTATGCCGATGGCGATCTTCATAACTTTATGGACACCAATACCTATGAGCAGGTAGCACTAGCGCCGGATGTAATCGGTGATGCGTTAAAGTTTGTGAAAGAGAATGAGACGGTTAAGGTATGCTCTTATAATGGTAAGGTGTACTCCGTAGAGCCTCCGTTATTTGTGGAACTGGTCATTACAGATACAGAGCCGGGATTTAAGGGCGATACTGCCCAGGGCGCGACCAAGCCAGCTACGGTTGAAACCGGTGCAGTGGTATACGTTCCATTATTTGTTGATCAGGGTGATAAGATTAAGATTGATACACGTACAGGTGAATACCTGTCCAGAGTTTAA
- a CDS encoding phage portal protein produces MNKLNYIDICKGAFGRKVAYTGVSTITSENILKVVGRAVSVLNYNRPFIRYLHDYYMGDQPILYREKAVRPEINNKTVENHALEIVRFKAGQTYGEPIQYVSRRKDENINKAVDALNDYMRDAHKQARDIELGTWQSSVGTAYKATLKAGKNDPVPFRIHIPTPLNTIVVYSQEDGRDMLSIQQLKDENEQQYYLCFSEDKYFIIKNGQVTVTNINGFGGIPITEYPNNPDRLSDIEVVITALDQINKMQSDRMNGIEQFIQAFMLFKNCEITSDEFIKMCQLGAITVKDASQTNNSDVKLMTEQLDQEQTQVAKDDVYRQVLVVEGMPDRQQNTGGDTGQAVYLRNGWDFAEQRAKLDEPFIIEAEKKHCQIVLNLIKQATNDVPLTVRDFDVKITRNSTDNMLVKAQSLEYLLRNKIHPLIALTTCGLFGDPEKVWLMSQPYMDTVFKTQEQLDVEVEKARANELLKSQSNNSAVKTGEAE; encoded by the coding sequence ATGAATAAGCTCAATTATATAGATATTTGCAAGGGTGCATTTGGACGCAAGGTAGCGTATACCGGTGTTTCCACCATTACTTCCGAAAATATCTTGAAAGTGGTTGGCAGAGCAGTCAGTGTTCTGAATTACAATAGGCCGTTCATTCGGTATCTCCATGATTATTACATGGGTGATCAGCCAATTTTATACAGAGAAAAGGCGGTCCGTCCAGAAATCAATAATAAAACGGTTGAAAATCATGCCTTAGAGATTGTCCGTTTTAAGGCGGGTCAGACATATGGAGAACCGATCCAATATGTAAGCCGAAGAAAAGATGAGAACATCAATAAGGCTGTTGACGCTCTTAATGATTATATGAGAGACGCTCATAAACAGGCAAGAGACATTGAACTTGGCACATGGCAAAGTTCCGTAGGGACTGCTTATAAGGCAACCTTAAAGGCCGGTAAGAACGATCCAGTTCCTTTCCGAATTCACATTCCTACGCCGCTAAATACGATTGTAGTATATTCACAGGAAGATGGCCGGGATATGCTTTCGATTCAGCAGTTGAAAGACGAAAATGAGCAACAGTATTATCTTTGTTTTTCAGAGGATAAATACTTCATAATTAAGAATGGACAGGTTACAGTGACTAATATTAACGGATTCGGCGGAATTCCGATAACCGAATATCCTAACAATCCAGACCGATTGTCTGATATTGAGGTTGTCATTACAGCTTTGGATCAGATAAACAAAATGCAGTCTGATCGAATGAATGGCATTGAGCAGTTTATCCAGGCATTTATGCTTTTTAAAAACTGTGAGATTACGTCAGATGAATTTATAAAGATGTGTCAATTAGGTGCGATAACGGTTAAGGATGCCAGTCAGACTAATAATTCAGATGTAAAGCTCATGACGGAACAACTGGATCAGGAGCAGACACAGGTCGCCAAAGATGATGTATACCGGCAAGTGCTTGTGGTTGAGGGAATGCCGGATCGTCAGCAGAATACCGGCGGTGATACTGGGCAAGCAGTCTATCTTCGGAATGGTTGGGATTTTGCAGAGCAACGGGCAAAACTTGATGAACCATTCATTATTGAAGCAGAAAAGAAACATTGCCAAATCGTGCTTAATCTCATCAAACAGGCCACTAATGATGTTCCGTTAACTGTTCGGGATTTTGATGTGAAAATAACCCGTAATTCCACTGATAATATGCTTGTAAAAGCACAGTCATTGGAATACCTTTTGAGAAATAAAATACACCCATTAATAGCACTTACAACATGTGGATTGTTTGGAGATCCGGAAAAAGTATGGTTGATGAGTCAGCCTTATATGGACACAGTATTTAAAACTCAAGAGCAGTTAGATGTCGAGGTTGAAAAAGCAAGAGCAAATGAATTGCTAAAGAGCCAATCAAATAATTCAGCAGTTAAAACAGGGGAAGCCGAATAG
- the nrdR gene encoding transcriptional regulator NrdR: MKCPFCNEADTKVIDSRPADDNSSIRRRRQCEKCGKRFTTYEKLETMPLMVIKKDNSREVYDRSKIESGILHSCHKRPVSSQQIDSMVDEIETQVFNREEKEVESTVIGELVMKKLQEVDEVAYVRFASVYREFKDVNTFMEEIGKLLKK; encoded by the coding sequence GTGAAATGCCCATTTTGCAATGAAGCAGATACAAAGGTCATTGATTCCAGACCGGCAGACGACAACAGTTCCATCAGACGCCGCAGACAGTGTGAGAAATGCGGAAAACGGTTTACTACCTATGAGAAGCTGGAGACCATGCCTCTCATGGTAATTAAAAAAGATAATTCCAGAGAGGTTTACGACCGTTCAAAAATAGAATCAGGAATTCTTCATTCCTGCCATAAACGTCCGGTATCATCACAGCAGATTGATTCCATGGTAGATGAGATAGAAACCCAGGTATTTAACCGGGAGGAAAAGGAAGTGGAAAGCACGGTGATCGGAGAGCTTGTTATGAAAAAGCTGCAGGAAGTGGATGAGGTAGCTTATGTGCGCTTTGCTTCCGTATACCGGGAATTTAAAGACGTGAATACGTTTATGGAAGAAATAGGAAAACTGTTAAAGAAGTAG
- a CDS encoding DUF4318 domain-containing protein, with amino-acid sequence MFKKGFHIDLEESLTYPSTKVICSCIEKYAKSTGEKLVFINTQKPITFHLNDIPYIAEVSMIRGGYYIHCKEN; translated from the coding sequence ATGTTTAAAAAAGGTTTTCATATTGATTTAGAAGAGTCGTTAACATATCCATCTACAAAAGTAATCTGTTCATGCATAGAAAAGTATGCAAAATCAACTGGAGAGAAACTAGTTTTTATAAATACACAAAAGCCTATAACTTTTCACCTTAATGATATACCTTATATTGCTGAAGTTTCTATGATTCGTGGCGGGTACTATATTCATTGCAAGGAGAATTAG
- a CDS encoding DNA polymerase Y family protein: MNRVIFHIDVNSAFLSWEAVYRLYHLGGKLDLRDIPSAVGGDVTKRHGIILAKSIPAKKYNIKTGEPVTDALRKCPDLVLVPPNYNLYQRSSDAFLNMLKEYSPTVEQYSIDEAFMDMTGTESLFGEPEEVANQIKDRVFGELGFTVNIGVSSNKILAKMASDFSKPNKTHTLWAHEIKDKMWPLPVSDLFFVGRATTKKLYGIGIKTIGELAQTDLTIIKAHFGKHGEIIWAFANGIDLTSVEPTPPPNKGYGNSTTISFDVIDRETAHLVLLSLAETLSARLRADNVKISVISVGIRDYNLEYYGHQMTIDTPTNITREIYEVACQIFDDAWNKIPIRHLGIHTNHVSTESSRQLNIFDKVDYEKLELLDKAVDEIRNRFGMDSIKRASFVKSKSIDHMSGGISREKRTVDYNKQNVL, from the coding sequence ATGAACAGAGTTATATTTCATATCGATGTGAATTCGGCATTTCTAAGCTGGGAGGCTGTATATAGATTGTATCATCTTGGTGGCAAGTTAGACTTGAGAGATATACCCTCGGCTGTTGGTGGTGACGTAACAAAACGCCATGGTATTATACTTGCTAAAAGCATTCCTGCTAAAAAATATAATATAAAGACTGGTGAGCCAGTAACAGATGCTTTGCGCAAATGTCCTGATCTTGTTCTGGTCCCGCCTAACTATAATCTTTACCAACGATCCTCTGATGCGTTTCTTAATATGCTCAAAGAATATAGCCCTACTGTAGAACAGTACTCTATCGACGAAGCTTTTATGGACATGACTGGTACTGAGTCTTTATTTGGAGAACCTGAGGAAGTTGCCAATCAAATTAAGGACCGCGTTTTCGGAGAACTTGGATTTACGGTAAATATCGGTGTATCCAGTAACAAGATCCTGGCAAAAATGGCTTCGGATTTCTCCAAACCGAACAAGACACATACCTTATGGGCACATGAAATAAAGGATAAAATGTGGCCATTGCCTGTATCTGATTTATTTTTTGTTGGCCGCGCAACTACAAAAAAGTTATATGGTATTGGAATTAAAACTATAGGAGAATTAGCCCAGACCGATCTAACAATAATCAAAGCTCATTTCGGCAAGCATGGTGAAATTATATGGGCATTTGCAAATGGTATTGATTTAACATCTGTAGAGCCAACCCCGCCTCCAAACAAAGGATATGGCAATAGCACAACTATATCATTTGATGTGATAGACCGGGAAACGGCTCATCTGGTGTTGCTGTCTCTCGCGGAAACATTAAGCGCCAGACTACGAGCGGATAATGTTAAAATTAGCGTAATATCCGTAGGAATAAGAGATTATAACCTGGAGTACTACGGGCACCAAATGACCATTGATACTCCAACAAACATCACACGTGAGATTTACGAAGTAGCCTGTCAGATTTTTGATGATGCGTGGAATAAGATCCCTATCCGTCATTTGGGCATACACACAAATCACGTGTCAACTGAAAGCAGCCGACAATTAAATATATTTGATAAAGTAGACTATGAAAAACTGGAGCTGCTGGATAAAGCAGTAGATGAAATTAGAAATCGCTTTGGAATGGATTCTATAAAGCGCGCAAGCTTTGTGAAAAGTAAATCCATAGATCATATGAGTGGTGGAATTAGCAGGGAGAAAAGGACTGTGGACTATAATAAACAGAATGTGTTGTAG
- a CDS encoding major capsid protein: protein MQLSEIFNSRAVALNRTEGESNKIPYLGMQFFPNKKKMGIDLKWIKIHKGLGVTLKASSFDAKPTIRSREGFKIEKTQMAFFRESMIVKEEDMIEIMRIRESDDPYVESVLQSIYDDTNNLVDGADIVAERMRMQLLATDDGSPKIYLEADNTTYEYNYDPDGSYKANHYLKLSGDATWDNPATSKPLNDFRQAKKALKSIGVTPKYALMTSATFDYLLESEQIKSAILAQNATANIFLDDEMLADFFTKKTKLIPLLYDKMYIKEDGVTQENFYPDNKVTLLPSEDSMLGNTWYGTTPEERTLIGDSKVDVTILDRGVAIAVKTDPGPPVAVSTSVSQIVLPSYEGMDSTFVLEVA from the coding sequence ATGCAGTTATCTGAAATTTTTAATTCAAGAGCAGTTGCCTTGAATCGTACAGAGGGAGAAAGCAATAAAATCCCATATCTTGGGATGCAGTTTTTCCCCAATAAAAAGAAAATGGGGATCGACCTTAAGTGGATCAAGATTCACAAAGGGCTTGGAGTTACGTTAAAGGCTTCCAGCTTTGATGCAAAGCCCACCATTAGAAGCCGAGAGGGATTCAAGATCGAAAAGACGCAGATGGCGTTTTTCCGTGAGTCCATGATTGTTAAAGAAGAGGACATGATTGAAATTATGCGTATTAGGGAAAGCGATGACCCTTATGTGGAATCTGTTCTGCAGAGTATCTATGATGATACAAATAACTTGGTTGATGGTGCGGATATTGTTGCAGAACGAATGAGAATGCAGCTTCTGGCAACAGATGATGGTTCTCCAAAGATTTATCTGGAGGCTGATAATACTACATATGAGTACAATTACGATCCAGATGGTTCCTATAAGGCAAATCATTATTTGAAACTTTCCGGTGACGCTACATGGGATAATCCTGCCACATCAAAACCACTAAATGATTTCAGGCAGGCAAAAAAGGCTTTGAAGTCAATTGGAGTTACACCAAAGTATGCTTTGATGACTTCTGCTACATTTGACTATTTGCTTGAAAGTGAGCAGATTAAGTCAGCGATACTGGCCCAGAATGCTACTGCCAATATTTTCTTAGATGATGAAATGTTGGCTGATTTCTTCACGAAGAAGACGAAACTGATCCCATTGCTTTACGATAAAATGTACATTAAAGAGGACGGGGTGACCCAGGAGAATTTCTATCCGGATAATAAGGTCACACTTTTGCCATCGGAAGATTCTATGCTTGGCAATACATGGTATGGAACTACCCCGGAAGAAAGAACCTTGATTGGAGACAGCAAAGTGGATGTCACAATCCTTGATAGAGGTGTCGCCATTGCAGTCAAAACGGATCCCGGCCCTCCAGTTGCGGTTTCAACATCTGTATCGCAGATTGTTCTTCCTTCTTACGAGGGAATGGATTCAACCTTTGTGTTAGAAGTTGCGTAA
- a CDS encoding holin codes for MNKDYMVKWAKAAGVRAVKTMAQTAIATIGTTAVMSGVDWIMVGSATALAGILSVLTSVAGLPELKE; via the coding sequence ATGAACAAAGATTATATGGTAAAGTGGGCAAAGGCAGCAGGAGTAAGAGCGGTAAAGACGATGGCGCAGACAGCTATTGCAACAATCGGGACAACGGCGGTAATGTCCGGTGTAGATTGGATTATGGTGGGATCAGCAACAGCACTGGCCGGGATCCTTTCCGTACTTACATCGGTAGCTGGACTGCCGGAGCTAAAAGAATAA
- a CDS encoding phage head-tail connector protein yields the protein MEIDILADVRTYLGDEVSEQDNPVLLILINRAIRKVCSKRYPYGYTDAEKETAVSRYRDVVFDAAVYYWSKQGSEGQSSHSENGISRGYQSEDDLYFDVVPMAKTL from the coding sequence GTGGAAATAGATATTCTGGCTGATGTGCGTACATATCTTGGTGACGAAGTGAGCGAACAGGATAATCCGGTTCTGCTCATTCTCATTAACCGAGCAATCCGTAAAGTATGCTCTAAGCGTTATCCGTATGGGTATACTGACGCAGAAAAAGAAACGGCGGTTTCAAGGTACCGAGATGTGGTATTTGATGCCGCCGTTTATTATTGGTCTAAACAGGGAAGTGAAGGCCAGAGTTCTCATTCTGAAAACGGGATTTCCCGTGGATATCAGAGTGAAGATGACCTTTACTTTGATGTGGTGCCTATGGCAAAAACTTTGTAA
- a CDS encoding SOS response-associated peptidase has translation MCGRYYIEIDNVELQSIIAAVENKNAIKTGEIYPTNTAPVLSPNGTMAAMRWGFPKFDGKGEIINARSETAAEKNTFRRPMMEGRCLVPASWYYEWEKQGSKKIKYSLAAPDNSPVWMAGLSKIDSKTGESLFVILTRPAWSGISFIHDRMPVILPKACHDEWFNGHDPVSTMSKAINEVKYKSV, from the coding sequence ATGTGTGGAAGATATTATATTGAGATAGACAACGTTGAATTACAATCCATTATTGCTGCCGTAGAAAATAAAAATGCAATAAAAACCGGAGAAATATATCCAACAAACACTGCTCCTGTTTTATCTCCAAATGGAACCATGGCGGCAATGCGTTGGGGGTTTCCAAAGTTCGATGGCAAAGGTGAAATTATTAATGCAAGAAGTGAAACCGCCGCAGAAAAGAATACGTTCCGTCGCCCAATGATGGAAGGTCGCTGCCTGGTACCGGCAAGTTGGTACTATGAATGGGAAAAACAAGGTTCTAAAAAAATAAAATATTCACTGGCAGCACCTGATAATTCTCCCGTGTGGATGGCCGGACTTTCAAAGATTGATTCTAAAACCGGGGAATCTCTTTTCGTTATTCTGACACGTCCGGCTTGGTCAGGTATTTCCTTTATTCATGATAGAATGCCGGTGATTCTTCCGAAAGCATGTCATGATGAGTGGTTTAATGGTCACGATCCTGTAAGTACAATGAGCAAAGCTATAAATGAGGTTAAGTACAAATCAGTATGA